The nucleotide window AATGACCAAATCCTGCTAAATACTGGTTTATAATGAAAAGACCTGGACCAAAAATCAATACGAAAACTATTAGACCTAAAGCTAGTCGAACATTGAAGTTACTGAGTTTTTGAATCCCTTTATATAAACCGGTGATCGCCGAAATCGTTGATATAAGAATAACCGCACCAATTACTGTCAGTTGAGACGCATAGTTATTTGGAATACCGAAAATAGTTTGTAAACCGTAGCTTGCCTGAGTTCCAAGAAACCCTATTGGACCAATGGTACCTGCTGCTACAGCAATAATAGAAAATGCATCAACCGTTGTAGCGAACCACCCTGTACGAATTTTCTCTCCAAAAATCGGATAAAGTAAGGTACGCGGCTTTAAAGGCATGCCTTTCTGATAATAACCATACATCATTACAACGGCACTTACTGTACCCAGAATCGCCCAAGCAAGAAAACCCCAGTGCATGTAACTCTGTGCCAAGGCTGGGGCAATCGCAGCTTCTGTGCCTGCTTCAATACCACCTTGAGATGGAGGAACAGTTAAGAAGTGAGTGATCGGTTCAGCAGCCGCCCAAAATACTCCACCTCCGGCGAGAAGTGTTGCCATAATGATGGAGAGCCATTTGTAAAGCCCAATTTCAGGTTTGTCCAAGTTCCCCATTTTTACGTTTCCGTATTTAGAGAAAGCGAGATACAATCCTACAAAAAATGTAGCAAGCATGAGGAATTGCCAAAATGCCCCGAAGTATTTCGCTGACCAGGAGAACCCTGTGTTGACAAACTCTGTAACACGTGTGATATCAATGAATGCGAATAGAACAAATAAGAGGAGCGCACCTCCACTTATTGCAAATACGGGCCAATCAATGTGCCCCTGTTTATCTTTTAACATAACAAACTCCTTTTTAAATTTTTTACACAATGCATTACAGTATCAATATTATTTTTATCTGTAAAGCAAAAGATATTACAAATTAATTTTTCCTGAATCAATGAGTTAAAATCGCCTGCTATCTGAAATTCAAAGTGAATTGTATTGTTTATTTTAGTGTTTTGATCGATAATTTTTGTTTGGGAGAACTTTAACCTTTGAAGTAGAACATATTTTTGTCGTTTTAAGGTTGCTGTTGTAAAATAAGAATCAACTAATAATTGAGAGGTGCACACATGACGATACAATGGTACCCAGGACATATGGCTAAAGCCAAAAGAGAAGTACAAGAGAAATTAAAGCTTGTAGATATTGTCATTGAACTGGTTGATGCAAGAGCTCCATATTCTACACAAAATCCAATGCTTCAAGAATTAATAGATGAGAAGAAAAAAGTTATTGTATTGATGAAAGATGATTTAGCAGATCCTCAACAAACCAAAAAATGGATTGATCGTTTCAAAGCAGAAGGTAACCACGCGTTATCTATGGATGTGAATCAAGGTAAACACATCAAAGCTTTGGTGGAAGAAGTGAAAACGATCGGACAAAATATCAATAAAAGAAGAGAAGAGAAGGGAATTAACCCACGTGCTATTCGGGCAATGGTAATCGGAATTCCTAACGTTGGGAAGTCAACATTGATTAACCGTTTGGCAAATAAGAAAACATTAGAAACCGGGGACAAGCCTGGTGTAACGAAGAAACAGAAATGGATCAAAGTTCATGGCCAACTAGAATTATTGGATACGCCCGGAATTTTATGGCCTAAATTTGAAGACCAGGATGTGGGGTACAAAGTTGCTGCCATTGGTTCGATCAAAGACCAGTTAGTTCACTTAGATGATCTATCAATATTTGTCCTTAAATATTTTAAAGAAAAATATCCAAATCAGTTAAAGGAACGTTTCCCGATTGATTGGGATTCAGAAGTGGTTGAATGGTTCGATCAAATCGGTAAACAAAGAGGTTGCCTGATGGGCGGAGGAATGGTCGATTATGAAAAGACCGCAGAAATTATTATTCAAGATCTTCGCTCGGGAAAACTAGGACCTTTCACACTCGATCACCCAATTGAAATCAATTAGCTTCACCTTAGGATAAAGAGACCGATAATATAATAAAATGGGGGACAACATGAGTAATAAAGAATCTATTGCTGAAATTAAAGCTAAATTATTATCAGGCACTTTCAGCTCTGAGTGGAAAGAAATGATAACTAAGGATTCCAGAAAAGGTGTACAGCAAGCTCTGAATCAATATAATAAGCGTCAAGAAAAGTTAGAGAAATTACACCATCGTTTCCTTGAGATGTCTACATGGGAAAATACTTATTGGCAAGAAGATCATTTATATGTAGCTGGTGTAGATGAGGTCGGTAGAGGTCCACTTGCCGGACCGGTTGTAGCGGCAGCAGTAATTTTGGATTCTACCTTTTATTTACCTGGAATAGATGATTCTAAGAAACTTTCAGAAAAGAATAAGGAAGATTTCTTTCAGTATATCTTACAAGAGGCGATCAGTGTTGGAGTAAGTGTAATCAGTCATGATCAAATTGATCAGATGAATATCTATGAGTCTACTAAAGTAGCCATGAAGGATGCAATCAATAATTTAGAAGTAACACCACATAGGCTACTTCTAGATGCCATGGAATTAAAGGATCTACCGATTGAACAAGTTTCCCTAATCAAAGGTGATTCCAAGAGTATATCAATTGCAGCTGCTAGTATTGTAGCGAAAGTGACGCGAGACCGTTTAATGAAAGAATTACATATGGATTTCCCGGTGTATGGCTGGGACAAAAACATGGGTTATGGGACCGCTGAACATCTTGATGGACTGGATGCACACGGCCCTAGTCCGTACCACAGGAAATCTTTCGAACCGGTAAAGATCCGTTCATAGACTAACTAGGGTGTGAAACTAATGAATCAATCAAAAGTCAGTCAATCTTTTCAAGCGATCAGGGTTAATGATAGCGGTGGAAAACTGTCTTTAAGAGAAGGCCAGATGGTAACCGGTAAGGTAACTAAATTTTTTCCAGATAATAAAGCTCAAATACGAATAGGTAACCACCAATTGGTCGCTCAATTAGATACCTCCCTACAAGCGAATAAAAACTATCTGATGCAAGTCAAACAGACAAGCCCAGTGACACAGCTGCAAGTCATGAGTGATCAAGTCGTGCGAAATCATCAAGAAGCAGCTCAAACGATGTTACAAAATTTAGGGGTCAAAGGCGCGAAAGCCGATGTACAATTGATCGCATCATTTTTAAGAAACCAGGTACCTATTCAGCAAGGTCAAGTTCAACAATTGCTACAACTTGCTCAAAACAATAGTGGGACGAACCAAACAGCAATATTGCAAGAAATGGTCCAGAGGCAATTACCCCTGGACCAACAAATGTTCAATTCAATCAATCAGCGCGTGAATCATCCGATTTCTTTTTCTCAAAACATACAAAGTCTCCAAATGCAGCTTGGAAGTATGACTCAAACCACGAATGAAAAAATTCAATTAGCGAATTACTCTCAATTATTTTCTGGACAAAGAATTGACTCTAATAGTGTCTTGAATACAATGACTTTTCAAGTTCTACATGAAATCGGGAAAGGTTCGACGTCAACTTTCCAACTGTTCCAGAAAGCGGGCCTCATTTCAAATCAGATGTCCTTCAATGAATGGTCTGCTATGTGGAAAAATTGGTCTCAATCGAACCAAGTTCA belongs to Halalkalibacillus sediminis and includes:
- a CDS encoding BCCT family transporter, coding for MLKDKQGHIDWPVFAISGGALLLFVLFAFIDITRVTEFVNTGFSWSAKYFGAFWQFLMLATFFVGLYLAFSKYGNVKMGNLDKPEIGLYKWLSIIMATLLAGGGVFWAAAEPITHFLTVPPSQGGIEAGTEAAIAPALAQSYMHWGFLAWAILGTVSAVVMMYGYYQKGMPLKPRTLLYPIFGEKIRTGWFATTVDAFSIIAVAAGTIGPIGFLGTQASYGLQTIFGIPNNYASQLTVIGAVILISTISAITGLYKGIQKLSNFNVRLALGLIVFVLIFGPGLFIINQYLAGFGHYVQEFISMATYRGDTGWLGWWTVFFWGWFIGYGPMMAILVSRISRGRTIRQIILAISVLAPVISAFWFTVLGGSGIYFELQTPGVISDPLNDAGNAAAMFAITEQFPLASIISPLFLVLTILFVVTTSDSMSYTIAMAVTGEGNPKAWVRVFWSVLMGTVAAILLLIGNGGVGALQNFIVITAVPVSILLLPVLWLGPRVAKEMALKQGIIKDK
- the ylqF gene encoding ribosome biogenesis GTPase YlqF, which gives rise to MTIQWYPGHMAKAKREVQEKLKLVDIVIELVDARAPYSTQNPMLQELIDEKKKVIVLMKDDLADPQQTKKWIDRFKAEGNHALSMDVNQGKHIKALVEEVKTIGQNINKRREEKGINPRAIRAMVIGIPNVGKSTLINRLANKKTLETGDKPGVTKKQKWIKVHGQLELLDTPGILWPKFEDQDVGYKVAAIGSIKDQLVHLDDLSIFVLKYFKEKYPNQLKERFPIDWDSEVVEWFDQIGKQRGCLMGGGMVDYEKTAEIIIQDLRSGKLGPFTLDHPIEIN
- a CDS encoding ribonuclease HII, whose product is MSNKESIAEIKAKLLSGTFSSEWKEMITKDSRKGVQQALNQYNKRQEKLEKLHHRFLEMSTWENTYWQEDHLYVAGVDEVGRGPLAGPVVAAAVILDSTFYLPGIDDSKKLSEKNKEDFFQYILQEAISVGVSVISHDQIDQMNIYESTKVAMKDAINNLEVTPHRLLLDAMELKDLPIEQVSLIKGDSKSISIAAASIVAKVTRDRLMKELHMDFPVYGWDKNMGYGTAEHLDGLDAHGPSPYHRKSFEPVKIRS